Below is a window of Scatophagus argus isolate fScaArg1 chromosome 24, fScaArg1.pri, whole genome shotgun sequence DNA.
TGATTGTGTATACTGCATCAGATCTGCAGACCAGATCCCCTCTTTCTCAACAGCTACAACCCACATGTACTTCAGCAATGCACTAatactttaattttattttcctgcaggTATGAAATGTGGGAGTTGAGAAGCCAGCGGCCGCTGTAGTGAGCATCACCAGGTGTGATGAGTAACAGGTGTCAGCTGATGAAGGAGGAGGGCGGGGCTAACAACATCCTGCCTCTCTGGAGAAACTGAACCTGCAGCTTTGAGCTTCAGCGGCTGATCTGCTTGACTGTCTCTTCCCTGACTGTTGGATTTCACTGAGGCGTCTGAAGGTCAGCTTTTTTATATTAAACGCATATGTGGGGTTTTTAAAATCACCAGTCAATCCTGAAGCAATTTGTCAAGTAATACAGTGTAAGTTCAAATTtgcaaacatttctgtttctccaaTGAGAGGATCTGCtaattgttttgttgtctgtctgtctgtctaaacGTAATATTTTTAGATCGTGtgctgttggtcagacaaaagacCTCAACCTGTCCGATGAGGggcattttctttattctgtcgACTAAACAGCTGAGGTTTAATGCTGCACACTGATGCATCATGGGATCCGACAGGTTGCTGTGTCTTTACGGATCCGATTCTTGTATCACAGCACTCACGTTTCTCACATCTCTTTCCTCGCCAACCTGACGGGCAATCGCAAACGTCTGGACCGACACACCTGCCGCCGTTCATGCACATGGGCTCGCACACACctgcagagagtgagagagagtgaaaatgGAGTGTGGACCGTGTTGACAGGATCGTCTCGGTTCTTCAGAGGGCGTTTAGATGACACAGAAGGAGGACATCATGATAGCAACgggagaaaaggggagaaagcGAGGGAGAATCAAGGGAAGTGGGGCAGTGAGGAGAAAGACGGACTCTTCTCGCATCGCCTCCCGGTGTATCCCTGCAGACACGAGCAGACGCTGTTCCTCATGCACACGCCGCCGTTCTTACATGGCGGACTGCAGACGGCTGGAGGAGCAAACGGGAAAACACGGTAAGCTTGACAGAATCTGCCGGAGTTAAAACTTAAGTCAGTAGAGCCTGAACTGCTGATCGATTTATTGCTTGACTGGTTGATGTTTGAGCTTGCAGGTTTACCGTTCTGACACTGGGCGCCGTAGAAACCGTGAGGACACTCGCAAATGTTCGCTCGAACGCACCAGCCTCCGTTCAGACACACGGGAGAGCACAGGGCTGCAGAAAGAGGTGAGAGCATCAGCGCTGAgaggtcagcacacacacacacacacacacacacacacacactcaccagtCTCACAGGACGGTCCGGTCCAGCCGGGTGGACACATGCACTCGTCTGGAGACACACACTGGCCCCCGTTGTGACAGTGACGGCTACACACCACTGCAATCCGCCAAAAACAACTTTGGTCAGGACAGGAAGAGCAGTCGTCTTTTGAAAGCAAAGGGATTCAGAAAACGTGGAAAAACACGGGAACTCACTGGTCTCGCATCGAGGTCCAACAAACCCGTAAGGACAGGAACACGTCTGCGGTCCCACGCAGGTGCCTCCGTTTTCACACGGTAACCTGCACAGAGCTGCACACACGCATTAGTTATGTCAGTTAATGTACAAGCCTTAACCTCAATAGTTTTAGGACAGAATTTCATCTCAGTTGTTTCGTATTAACGGACCCACTGAATGGAGCTTTACCTTCCTGACAGGTTTCTCCATGAAAACCTCGGGGACACTGACACACACCGGGAGCTATGCAAACGCCGCCGCTCATACAGTCCGGCTCACAGATCGCTAGGAGAATGGATGGTTGGATGAACTCGTGGAAAGAGACCTTTTCaatgaattaatttgttttttgaatttgtttgtgtaCCTGTCTGACAGTCCAAACCAGCGTATCCTGGCTTGCATCGGCAGGTATTGGGCGCAGCACACTCCATGTTCCTACCACAGGTGTGTCTGCAGACAGCTGCAAACAGACGAGGAAGCACGTGGTTGATTATTAAACCATTAATTGATTTACTTATTTGTGCAGAAGACGAATAGGAAATTTAAAAGCTTGCTTGGATGCGTTTTTGGAAGTTGATCTAGTTAAAGAGTTTGCCTCAATGCTAACGAGTGAAACCaccaaagacaaactgaagccTGTGAAACTGAGAAGTTCAAGAAAGCGCTTCTGCTTTCATGGAGCCTTACCTCGACAGGCTCGTCCGTCTCCGGTGTACCCCACAGGACACCTCCCGCAGCGGAAACCCCCGTCCATTGCTGGCTCACAGAGGACACCAGGAAAACATGGCCGGTCAGCGCAGGTGGTCACATGTTTGTCGGCTGTCGTACCGCTCCTCTCCCCGGGCTGGGAGGTGGTAGCTCTTTGCAGCAGGGAGCTGCTGTAGACCGTCCGCGGCGTCTCCGGGCCTTCAGATCCAGGCTCAGCCTCGTCCCCATCTGCAGAGAACTCTGACTCAGACAGCGAGTAGGACAGAGCGGTGAGGGCTGCTGTAAGTGGGAGGGCAGGTTTCGGAGGGGTCCAGGGTTTGGCCTGGGTGGCTGTCAGATGGTTGGGCTGGGGTTGGGTTGTCTCTTTGAGCTGCGTCACTTTACCAGACTGAGTGGACGGGTGAGATATGGACGAGGTTACCCTGGAAGGTGTGGCACTAGTCAGTGCTCCTTCAGACTGCTGGAAGATGATCACAGAATGAAGGAATGAGGGGTGATTGGACGTTCATGTCCGCTTACCGATGACCGATCATGATGTAGTACAGAAAATGTGAACTCACCTTGGAGGCCGTCACATGTGGAACCATAAAATCTCTGTAGATGGTTGTGCTGGATCTGACGTGTGTCCTGGCACTTTGGCGGGTGATGTGAGCGTTTGAAGTGACACGGTGGGCACTGACTGATGTTCTTGGAACATCTCTGGACGCGGTGACCGCCTCTCTCCTCCCCGTCCCGCCTCCCCTGCCTGAGGCGATAACCTGCTGTGGCGTGTTATCTCGGTTCGCTCTGGTGACGGATGAGGACAGGTGTTTGACCCCAGACCTAGTGGGAAGGTTGGGCAGGTGGAGCTGAGAGACTTTGCTGGTGCTTCCGTGCTGGGAGCGGCTGGTTTTGCTAATCGTCTGCTGCTGAGGAAGGTGATTGGATGCTGAGGAAAGACCAGGAGGTGACATCGGTTCCTTAGATAAATCGACTCTTTCGCCCTAAACAGTTGTTGTCTGGACGCACATTCGTCTAAGACCACCTCGACACTGCAGAGCGTGTATGCAGTCAGCCCATggacaaacaaaaagttaagAGAAATGTTGTAGTAGCCCTGATTTCAGTGGAACTCCAGAGAGCAGCGTTGCAAACTGATTTACGCGACTCTTGGCTACTTCTGTTCATCCACATAAACACTTTGTTCCAGACAAACACGATCCACACTAAAGGGATTTAAGCTGGAATCGAACTGTCTCTTCTGAGTTGTTAAAACTCCTCCCGGCCTCCCTCACCAGAAAATAACGCTAAGCAAACTTCTGTTGAAACTCTGTGACTCCAGAACAAAAGTACCAACACTGGATATTACATCCAGGCAGGCTGCAACCACTTAAAATGATTTATCGACTGCAATAAATGCCATTCCTTTCaaccaagaaaaacacattagaCAACATCGGGAAAACCAAAATATCATAAGAACAAATTCAAAGATCTTTAGAGAAACCCGTAATGACTGGAGAGATTCCACAGTTTTCATCAAATTTTTAAGCCTGAGCAGCATAGAGAAAAGTGTCTTCAGGCGTAGTCAAGCATGTTGATATTCATCAGTGGAAATGTCTTCTGTCGAGCTTCAGCGTGACTCAGCTTTAAAGGAGCTCGGCGGCAGAGCCATTGCTTACAAAAGGGAAAAGATCAGCCTCTCACCTGCTTTGGCGTTCTTCATGCAGACGCGTCCGTTGCCATAAAGGCCCGGCGGACAGCGGCCGCAGACGTAGCCGACGTGAGGCGGCCTGCGGTTGATGCACTGGACCCCAGGGAAGCAGGGCCTGCTGGCACATGTAGAGGACACATTCACAGCCGGCGACTGACCTGATCCTGAGAGACACAAGCTGTGGTCAGCGCTCCATAGGAGCTTGAGGTTCGTCATGGCAGCCAAGCAAAGTGTGGCAGGTGGTCACATGTTTTCTTGGTGCTTCAGCTCTACAAATTAATCTTTCCAAAGAAAGTTGTCTTTTGACAGTTTAACGATCCCTGTTTTTCTCTAAAATACCTTCACAGAGTGCttttgaaatgttgcttttaCCTGACGCCGGTTTGCCGTCTCCCCGTTTCTGGATGACAGCGGATGTCTTGACAATGCTGTTGCTGATTTGCGACGGATGAGGCTGGACTCGGTCCGGTGTAATTCCTGACATGTTCTTGAAAGTGTCCGTGGGAGTCGTGGTTGGGTTTTTTCTTGGAGAACCGCTCTGGGACACGAGTGTTGGAATGGCTGTGATGCTCTTGTTGCTTGCTGCCGTAGGGAGCACTGGACTCTGGTTTGTTCCTGGAGTTTGTCTCCACGTGGTGGTCTTTGGGTGGTTTCGGTCCACCCATGGGACCGTCTTCCCCACCTCAGTCCTTGTGTGCAGGAAGCTACCACTTGAGGTCTTCCGGAACGTGTCTGTCTTTAGTTTAGGTGGCTGCAGCAGAACATCTGGTATCTTGTAGACAGTCGTACGAGGAGCAGATGTGGGAGGGATGAGGACAGGCCTGATGActgcacaaaagaaaagattagAATTTCGTCTTTATCTCACGCTTATCCACAATTACTTCCTACTGCATTTCTGGATTGCAGTATGTGAATAGCAAAGAGGCGAAGGACTGAAagactgttgtctgtttttaataaGACAGACAGCCAGCGAGAGGCGAGACTTTggaagtttgtttgtttaaagatCTCTGCGAGGCACGACGACCACTCAGTGCCCATCAACACGTTTACAAGCCACGAGCATAACAGGAAACAGTATTCGACTGACAGCAGATTACAGACACTATGAAACTTCTGAGTCCAGTTTTGATCACTTCTCTGACATCCTGTCTCTCATCTACAGAAACCTTCTCAGAGCTGACTTTAATTCAGCATTTTCCAAGGGTTTCTTATGTCCAGTTTAGCTATctggaaacacacaacacagttcCTTAACAGCACATGTATTGTGCTGAACTGTCCTTGATTTACTGAATCTACTTCGAGTTTTCTTATCTCTCCTTTGCTGTCTCTGTTCTGTATTCAGTTTGAGAGACTTGCTTGTGATTGGGCTTTACTGGAAACAAATCAAGATATCCTGATCCCTCTGGGCCTCGTCTTACATGAGAATGAGAATTTATCTTCACTTCTCTCAAGGGGATGGCGGCCTTCGCCACATCTCGCCACACTAACAAAGTTACGATGTGACCCCTGGTGCAGCTCCTGATGGCTCCTGACATGCAAGGCTGTGTATGCTGTGTATGAACTGAGCAGGGAGGTCAAACCAAAGTTCCTTCGTGCAGGAAGATCAGAGGACTGTGGAGTAAGCAGTTAGACAAAGGGGAAAGCCATTAATCTGTCCTCATGAGTCTACTTCCACAAAGTCCCATGAAAGTGACAAACAGTGTACTGCTGAGTGTAATTTATGCTGTGTGCTTTGCTGTGAGCCAATTTTTCCATTAGTGGTGATAACGTCTTGAAACATACACCTCGGTTTGATTTCCAGCCCCGTTAGATTCCAGGTTTTCAAGTTCTTACCCAGAGGACAACAACGCAAGCCACAATTCAACTGACATGTAGTCAGTCGCAGGTTTGTTTTACAGTCATGTGATACCAACTTTAAATACCCCCGTGGTAAAGTTCAGCATCGCCTTGTTGAAGCTTTGTGCATCGCTGCATTCAATCACAAACTTCCAGATTCTTTAGTTTTTCTCCCACAGCGTCGGTGTTTTCAAAGTATCATCTCCAGTTAGCAGTCGCTGCGACACAAAGTGAGCACACGGcgggaagaggagaaggaggaggtggaggtggaggtggaggaggagcggcGCTATCAGCTGCCATCAGCCATCTGGTTTCCATTCAGCACAAGTTAGTGCATCCCTGCTGAGTGCTCCTCCTCGGCTGCGACGAACTAATTCACCTTCACGTCCCAGGCGGTCAGCTGCCGCTCTTGTACACAGCGATCTGCTTTACAACAGCAGAGTGAGCTTTAAACTTTAGGAGTCTCGCGCACATAGACGCAAAGAATGAGCAGCTGAGCGTCTGCAGAGCGAAGTGTGGACAGATGAGGCAGATTGCGTTCACAATGGCTGCACAGTTTCAAAGAACAGCAGTGTCTGATGGTATCATGTGATGTGTGTTAATGAGGTCCAGGTGTCGGGGTTGGAGGTAAGTCATCATGTATGGAGATCTTACATGTGCCCTGTGAGAATTTCCATGAGAAGTGATTTCATCATTGAGTCTTTAGTTGTTCATTTTCTAAAGACGGAGCAACAACAACCTGACTAGAGAGGGATTTTGTTTCTGCGAGtaactttttaacatttttgttctgtgatttttattattattattatgccaGAAGCCCGTGGAGAATAAATgcttcattctttcatttacatGTCGTGatcagactttgttttgtcGTCTTTGGCTGTCGGATCTCCTGACTGGACACCAAGTTTGTCAAACCTGTAACCGATTACCTCTTGAAGCATGGACAACACTTGGTGTGTAACCGGTTCAGTTGTTCCTTCGGCAGGTTTGGCTTGGCAGCTGGCCttataaaaatctaataattaACATGCGCAGTTTGCTCAAGCCTACCTGTACACGCCGTtccatttcccatcatgcctttGGGGCACGGGCCGCAGCCGTAGGAGCCGAAGCTGTTGAAGCACTGGACTCCTTGGAAACAGGGCTTCCTTTCACACTCATTGATATCTTCCAAGCACGTCACGCCTGCcgaaaacacagacacacgcgGGAAATCGATTCTGCGATCATAAACGATTTGCTGTGACTGATCTTCTGCACGGGCAGCCGCGTGAAGCCAGAGACAGAAGGGAACCTGCTTTAAGAGGGTTTCAAAAAGTCGCATTTGAGTCTTACCTCTCAGCCCCGCAGGACACTCACATCTGTACCCGCTGGCGGTGTTGACGCACGTGCCGAGCGTGCACGGGGCGGACAAACATTCATCTGCGTCCTCGTCGCAGAGGTCGCCCCGCTTACCGtcgggacacacacacaggtacttCCCGCTGCCGGCGGGGAAGTTGATGTCCGTCACACACGTTCCTCCGTTCTGACACCCACACGGCACCACATCAATCTGTTACGAATGGAAAAGAGCGACATGGCTGGATGTGTTATGTTCAACGCGTTTACATTAACAGGAATAGTAACTCAGTACTGTAAAAGTTAATGTCTCTTAGCTGACTGTCTCCTGTCATCTCCGTTGCTTTATTTTCAGATCCTCTGCtccacccccccctcctccttctccaacTCTACCTCCACGGTGAAGCTGCTCTGGGCGTTGCACTCGTCCGACAGCGTGAAGCGGAAGGAGCGGCTCGACTGTCGTAACCCTTCCTCGGCGGGAAACGACGGGACCCTCCAGATGAGGAGTCCGGCAGGGGACAGGACGGCCCCCTTTGGCCCGTCCTCCAGCTGGAAGAGGAGCGCCGAGCCCTCCGGGTCTGATGCTGCAAACTGGAAGACAAAGTTCTCCCCGGCAAATGTCCGCAGGTCACTCTGAGGTCGGTGGAAGGCTGGCGGCTCATTGACTGACggcagaggaggaagtgttAGAGTATAGTTCAGTTTACATGGAGTTATGTCCCAGGTGCAACTAACCAACGACGCCTTTAGCTCTTTTGTCATCATTGTTCCCGCCTTCTTATTTTCTATTACGTCTGCATCTACAAGTGTTTGACTTTTGAGGACAAAATCTGCTTCCTGTCCTGACATAAACTCCTCACAAGTGAGTTTGGTCTGTCATGAGGTTTTCCCAGGCCGTTCTGGAAGaatcattgtaaacacacatttCCATGGCTGCAGGCGCTCGCGGCTTTTCTGTCCAAGTGGAACTCTCAACGGCCAAATTAGCAACATCCATGCTTTCCCCCCCAGATGTTTCATAGGAAGAAAAGTGATGATAATCCCAGGAAACATCAGCCCAGCATGATGATCATATGTTACAAAACTGGCAAGAGAACGTCTGCTGATTAAGAGGATTATTATGATGAATAAATTCCCAACTTATCTGTCTATAAATGAGCAAAACGGCATCCAACGGAAATCAAGTTTGTTCGAGAATTTCACAGGAAAAGACTGATTTCACGACAGTCAGAGCTTTGATCTGCCTTATGTTCTCTTGTTATAACATACAGCTGTCATCTCAGAAATCTTTTAATGTCACTTTTCTGAGGAAAGGCTGCATGTGAGACAAAATCACACACGAAGTCGTTCCCTTGTTGCTGTGCACAGCCTGGCTGTTTGGACTGACTCGTGGTTTGCTGAGTGTAAGTGAGGACGACTGTCATTCTGTGAAGCTGTGGTAATCAACCGTGTGATTTGCCCCTTCTGCTCTCTCCCAGAGTGGTCAAGCGACAGGTCGCGGCTTGCTGGGGAACTTAAGCATCCGCTCCTTTGATCTGGCGATGGTGACAAACGGGACCGCAGTTGGACGGCTGCCACAGCCAACAGACTACCTACCACAGCTGTCGCTAAGATAAGTACTGTTTTAACTGCTATTCGACATTAGAGGGCTGGAAGCAGGAAAACACCTCTGATCTCTCAGTCACTTTGGGAATTAATGAATCAGTCAGATCAGTCCGAGCACCAGATTGGGGTCTTGATGTCGCTCCAGACTCATATGTCCACATATTTTTGGCCATATATTGTAAACAAATGCGCACAAAGATGTCAGGCAGATTATCTGTGGTAGTTCTGATGATGGTTGTGTGTTAAAGAAGCGGTTGTGTTTGTACCTTGGTTCACGGACCAGGTGAATTTGGACGTGTCCGGATCACAGAGGAGGCAGGGGCTGCTGGGATTGGAGTCTCCCTCCGTGAAACACATCCCGTCGATGGTACATGTCCTCTCctggcaggcagagagacagagcagcaaaagcagcaggtttgtttgtgttctcacattcacagtgttgttttaagGCAGCTTAGCAGGATTATTCTTTtaagctgtttgttttccctttgtgGACTCAAGTCTCTTGAAAACATCGTCTGCTTAAGTTAATTCAATTCAGGCCGGCTTTGGCGAGCGCAGGCAAACGTGTTCACTCCAGGTTGTTTGCAAGGTTACATGATGTCCTGTCTCCATTCCCAGTTCCAGTAACAACACGGCCCCCTCGGTACCTTCTTTTTTATTAACGCTGGGTGTTTCAATAGCCAGCTGTTGCATGTCAGGAGGCTGGGAAATCGCACACGTCTCTGTTTTACTCATTCAAGCAGACACAAGTTGTTTACAGTGTAGTTTCTGCAGCCCTAACAGAACACATAAAACGCTTCACCACACTTTTCCACTAAACACCCACTGAATCACATCTGTCTTTCCGAAATCTGCTTCTCGtactccaaacaaacaaacaaatcccgGAGAGTCCAAACTTTCTTAACATCATGTGAATGATGAGCATCCAAACAACAAGCTGAGGTGTCGAAAGCACATTTAAAGCGTCTGACCAACCATCAGTTTGTTGGTTTCTGCTGTTTAACTTGAAAATAATTAGGTTTGGTGCCTGTGACTCTGAAACTCAGTGATGGTGGTGACGTGCAGCCATCAagacattcatttcttttttaaaattgcagTCTCAGAATAATCACCAACCTCATTGCTATCATTTCCATCTCTTTAGATTGCAATAATCAAACGTTTGTTTACTGGGTGTGAGAAAAACcccattaaaaaaacaacttgacgTGGAGAGAGTTTACCTTTAACTTACAGAGTCCTGAGCGCGACGCCTCGCAGACCTGGCAGACGCCGTCGTAGATGGTCAGCACCTTGGCCTGGCTGTACTGGGAGCCATCGTTGGTTACCTGGAACGCGAATAAAAGCCGAGCGGACGCTGAAAAACACCTCACAGCCGACAAACAATGAAAGGCTTTTTTGAAATCAGGTTACCTTGATCTCCCAGCGTGCGTAAGGTTTGTCGTCCATCATGAAGTCTTCCGTGTTGACGGCCGTGTTGCTCAGAGATGGGACGGCGCAGTCTAAAGCCTTGGAGCTGAGGAACGAggcttttgttctctgtttttccccCGGAGCCCAAACTCCGTTCATGTACTGCGGAGGCAGACGGACGCAGTTCACGGGAAATACACTTCATCTTGAAGTCTGTCAGCCCAGCTTTTGATTTTGCCTTTGCTCACCTTCAGTCTGGTGGCGTGACAGCTGAGGTCGGGAGAGTCGATGAAGCCCAGGCCGAAGACTCGAACGCTGCGACAGTTGAAGGCTCGGATGTCACACAGTCCGCCGTTCTCCAAATCTGTTAACTCTACCGGCTGGCCTGTCCAAAGACAGATTATTGTTTACTCCTGAGTACATTACAAGCCAATCAGAAGACAGAATGTTACTTATTTCAGCAGCTGAAATCAGACCACCCAAAAGATAAACTGTTGTATTTGTCAGTCAAATGATGGCATGTTTTCTAATTCCTGGCTCATCTCCTCACAGTGATAAGGCAGAGCTTCACTCTGATGTcagctgaaggaaaacagaTTCCAGCGGTGATTGTAGTCAGACAGTGTAGTTTGAACAGAGCGAAAACATTTACCTGCTAAACCCATTAAGCACTGGAGCAACTGCGTCTGTGGATACTCACTGATGGCCAGGCTGCAGTCGTAGAAGCTGTGGCTGGGATAGCACTGGCAGCCCCACTCGGTGCACTCTCCATTTCCGTTGCAAAAGTTGGGGCAGCGCAACGCTGTCACCACCTCCTTGGACGCTCCTGGTGGACCAGCCACCTCCAAGGCTCTCTGGGTGCGGTTTTCCAACAGCCTCCTCTCACACTCGTTCTCCAGGTATGGCAGGAGGGCTTCCTCCCAGCCCAGGTCGTCTTTGAGCTGCAGGTCCAAAATGCAGAGATCCACTGCTTCATCCAGGCGACGTCCCAGCAGCCCGCGGCACACAGCACCAACAGTGGAGTTAGCCAAAGCTATCTGGCACACCTCCAGAGCTTTGGCCGATGTCAGGCCGCTCGGCGTCGGCCAGCGGGGCTGCACCTCCGGTCGAGCTTCAGCCAAGTGATCCTCGGGGAAGAAGTAGGCGAAGTTCTCAAGATCGGCTTGACTGAGGCTCTGAGCGGTGAAGACGGGCTGGAATTCAAACGACGCTTGTCTCTTTGGCCTGTCGACAGAAAGGAGAAGATCCTCCCTGAACTCGCCGTCCAGTTCACGGTCAGCGTTTTTACTGTTCTCGCCGTGAATCCGAAGGTGCCTCCTCTCCAGAGGGTGAGTGTTAAAGGCAGACATATCCAGGAtgctttcctctctttgtgGACTCTTGATGTATTCCACCGTTGTGTCCATAGAGGGGAACACAGATGTGTAATCCACATTATCATACGCTACGCAGTCGGAGTGAGCGGAAGGATCGTACAAGTTCCTCATCCCTCTGCCACCGAGATGAGAGGTGCTGTATCCTTTTTGGCACTGACAGAAGGGCCTCCTGACCTCCTGTGTGACCCCAGGAGGCGTCTTGTCGAATAAACTCTCACCGGGAGCTAtcctagcacacacacacatgcacacaaaggaTGTAAACAGCTCTGcggagacaaaaataaaacaaatacacggattttaattttaatttctctgtaCTGCTGTCGCGGACTGACCTCCAGAGCTCTATGAAGCGATGCAGATCATCTGGGCCAAACGAGCTGCCGTCAGGGCCGTGGAAATCGTTGTTGCCGTTGCGGTCGAAGGTGCCGCAGAGGCCTCGCGTCCTGCCGTAGTCGACGCTGGGCGCTCGGACAGATAGACTCATCCCCCAGTCGCCAACATCGGCCCTAACAAAGGCCCCGGAGGGAA
It encodes the following:
- the si:ch211-246m6.5 gene encoding von Willebrand factor D and EGF domain-containing protein isoform X2, translated to MDCCAFGPTRLLFPGYLRVALMWVVQLGAFAQHAPECHPGGHRILRNPYRSVDFDSTEIQNTAIQDLICDHSLSPGWYRFRINNKPAEMPTTCIEMNRCGTQAPVWLSLKDASLPRPGEVRQLSACATWQFFHGSAKDCCLFRIPVTVRNCGDFLLYYLQPTQGCMGYCAKVAPDSGPRLCPPGEVEVNGRCKAAIPSLPSRPVITPELIGQSVHLRCSFVPPPWSQPLGFQVVWARRIGHSMKAEIRQESTAKPFSLAEMDGVHFRLGETFSCSVSTFRANFSHSRSTPKESESFYAGLKFSPDSLHIAEDGKEHEVTVHSTVPIPCHGSDHGHQCGVPLALSVHDPDSLGREASNVVLSACQVELQPNACSDGSCGEAAFFVTAVTDFTRDGNRLSLVGFMPGPSAPRLWRNYAPESMKVTVQDVPTSICYSLTDPHLITLDGRRYENHQTGTFVLYRSLVREFEVHSRQWDCGSRHYSVACNCGVAAREGDEIAVFDMCDGQPQETRPQLTLRNLGEREGSRVRVLESRQGKKVTLIFPSGAFVRADVGDWGMSLSVRAPSVDYGRTRGLCGTFDRNGNNDFHGPDGSSFGPDDLHRFIELWRIAPGESLFDKTPPGVTQEVRRPFCQCQKGYSTSHLGGRGMRNLYDPSAHSDCVAYDNVDYTSVFPSMDTTVEYIKSPQREESILDMSAFNTHPLERRHLRIHGENSKNADRELDGEFREDLLLSVDRPKRQASFEFQPVFTAQSLSQADLENFAYFFPEDHLAEARPEVQPRWPTPSGLTSAKALEVCQIALANSTVGAVCRGLLGRRLDEAVDLCILDLQLKDDLGWEEALLPYLENECERRLLENRTQRALEVAGPPGASKEVVTALRCPNFCNGNGECTEWGCQCYPSHSFYDCSLAISQPVELTDLENGGLCDIRAFNCRSVRVFGLGFIDSPDLSCHATRLKYMNGVWAPGEKQRTKASFLSSKALDCAVPSLSNTAVNTEDFMMDDKPYARWEIKVTNDGSQYSQAKVLTIYDGVCQVCEASRSGLCKLKERTCTIDGMCFTEGDSNPSSPCLLCDPDTSKFTWSVNQVNEPPAFHRPQSDLRTFAGENFVFQFAASDPEGSALLFQLEDGPKGAVLSPAGLLIWRVPSFPAEEGLRQSSRSFRFTLSDECNAQSSFTVEIDVVPCGCQNGGTCVTDINFPAGSGKYLCVCPDGKRGDLCDEDADECLSAPCTLGTCVNTASGYRCECPAGLRGVTCLEDINECERKPCFQGVQCFNSFGSYGCGPCPKGMMGNGTACTVIRPVLIPPTSAPRTTVYKIPDVLLQPPKLKTDTFRKTSSGSFLHTRTEVGKTVPWVDRNHPKTTTWRQTPGTNQSPVLPTAASNKSITAIPTLVSQSGSPRKNPTTTPTDTFKNMSGITPDRVQPHPSQISNSIVKTSAVIQKRGDGKPASGSGQSPAVNVSSTCASRPCFPGVQCINRRPPHVGYVCGRCPPGLYGNGRVCMKNAKAASNHLPQQQTISKTSRSQHGSTSKVSQLHLPNLPTRSGVKHLSSSVTRANRDNTPQQVIASGRGGGTGRREAVTASRDVPRTSVSAHRVTSNAHITRQSARTHVRSSTTIYRDFMVPHVTASKSEGALTSATPSRVTSSISHPSTQSGKVTQLKETTQPQPNHLTATQAKPWTPPKPALPLTAALTALSYSLSESEFSADGDEAEPGSEGPETPRTVYSSSLLQRATTSQPGERSGTTADKHVTTCADRPCFPGVLCEPAMDGGFRCGRCPVGYTGDGRACRAVCRHTCGRNMECAAPNTCRCKPGYAGLDCQTAICEPDCMSGGVCIAPGVCQCPRGFHGETCQEALCRLPCENGGTCVGPQTCSCPYGFVGPRCETMVCSRHCHNGGQCVSPDECMCPPGWTGPSCETALCSPVCLNGGWCVRANICECPHGFYGAQCQNAVCSPPCKNGGVCMRNSVCSCLQGYTGRRCEKSVCEPMCMNGGRCVGPDVCDCPSGWRGKRCEKPSCLQKCLNGGECVGANTCHCAPGWQGMLCQIPHCEQKCLYGSRCVRPNVCACRSGYSGSLCSRRLPVVQG